Sequence from the Nitrospinaceae bacterium genome:
TCTGGAGCGGCTTGGAATCGGAACAGAATCATCAAAGACGGATGAGACCCTGAAATTGAAGGTTCCAGAGTTCCGTCCGACCCTGACGCGTGAAATTGACGTCATTGAAGAAATTGCCAGGCTGCATGGCTTTGGAAATGTTGAGGTCGTCCACCCGGCGGCAGAAATTCTTCCGGTCCAGGTGTCCCGGCGCAGGCAGGCCATTCAAACGGTTAAAACCACTCTTTGTCACCTTGGATATTCAGAGGTCATCAATTACAGCTTCATCGATTCGAAAAGTGCGGATTCCTTTCGGCCAGCGTTTGAAGCGGCACAGGTAGAGTCTATCGGTGTCAGCAATCCCTTGAGCAAGGAATGGGCGGCCATGCGCACCAGTTTGATTCCCGGTTTGCTGGGTAACGCAGCCAGAAATTTGAGCAAAGGTCAGAAGCCGGTCAAGATATTTGAGCTGGGGGATATTTATTTTCATCAGGACGACCAGAAAAGTGCGCGGGAGATAACCTGTTTTTCCGCGCTGGCCGTAGGCGCCTACGAACCCAGTGTGTGGAAGGAACAAACAAAAGGGTATGATTTTTTTGATTTGAAAGGCGATCTGGAAACGGTGTTGAACCAGTTGAAGTTGTCGGTGGAGTTTTATTCTTCGCCGAATCCTTTTCTCACCCCGGGCAAAAGCGTGGATTGTTTCATCGCAGGAAAGAAAATAGGGTATTTGGGCGAAGTGTCCTCCCGCTTGATACGCGAATGGGATATTGGACGGTCGACCTATGTTATTGAGTTTGATTTTGAGGGGATCGTCGAAGCGCTTCCCGGCCGGCCCCGGTTTGAGCCGATCCCCAAGTTTCCTGAGACCTATCGAGATATCTCCTTACTGGTCGACGAAGGAATTCCTTCCAAAGAAGTCTATGATCTGATTCAGAAAACCAGCGCACCCTTGATTCGCCGGGTCGATCTCTACGACACTTTTGAGGGCAAGAAGATTGAGAAGGGTAAAAAAAGCCTGACTTTTTCCCTGGCCTTTCAGTCGATGGAAAAGACGCTGACCGATGATGAAGTCAATCCCGTCTTTGACGAAATCGTCAGGGCGCTTTCCGAAAAATTAGGGGCTAAACTGCGAGAGTAGTTCGTCCGAAACATGTGACGATTGACACCCTAAAATGCCAGTGTTAGGATTCGCCTATGAACTCGGAAAAGCTTGAGAAACTGTCACTCCTAGTGACTTCAGTGATTGAAGAATCCGGCAGATTAAAAAACGAAATCCGATGCTTGGAAGAAAAAGTTCAGGAGATGGATCGGGAAAACAAAGCCGTTCTGGAACAAAATCAGCGCTTGTTGTCTGACCTGGAAAAGCTGAATGTTTTAGAGGATTGCAACCGGAAAATGCAAGAGGACAAATCTGTGATTCGGTCCAAAGTTCAGACTATTCTGGAAAACCTTGAGAAAATGGATATTTCCTGATTCGCTATGTCTGAGAGCTTAAAAATAAATATTTATGGAAGAGAATATAATGTCAAAAGCGACTCATTCTCTGTGGATCCGCATGAAGTGGCAAATGTAGTGGATTCCAAAATGCAGGAGTTGTCAAGAGTGGCGACAAAAACGTCCACAACCGATCTGGCTATTCTCACGGCTCTGAACATTGCCCAGGAGTTATTGGAGATCAAAAACAAGACGGGAGAAAACAACCGGAATGCCGAAAAACGGATCGATGAGTTGATAGGAACTTTAGAGAAAGAGGTTGAAAACCTTAAACTCTGACTCCACCCTTCGGGCTACATAACCCTTGAGGGGGGAGGCTCTTTGTGCTAGGATTAGAATTATTTCGTGGGAATATCGCTTCCCTGTTGTGTGCGTGTAAAAATTTATTTTTTTGAGCCAACATTTTGTAAAAGGGGTCGATGAATCGGTTGCGGTGTGCATGCCTTCTCGTTAAGGAAGCCTAAAGCAATATACGGAAGCCCCACCTGTCCTTGACAGGTTCAAAAAATGGTTTTTATACGGCATAAACGGGGAAGCTTCTTTTAAGAATCACTAAAAAGGGCGGAAAAAGGGCTGTATCACCCGGATCAGAGACGGTTGGTTTAAAAAAACTCAGGGAAAAGTATGGAACTGGTTGCGAAATTAATCGGGATTTTAATTCCAGATTTAGAAATTTCGAGATACACCTTTGGGATTGATAATTCTGAACAAAACCTGAGCAATGGTTTTGTTTTCATTGATAAAAATTTAAAAGGTCTGGATGCTTCAGGGCCTTCATTTTTAGATCTTCAACCGGGCAATACCGCTTATTACCTCTTGCCACCGACCCCTCATCACCAAGTTTTAGCATTGTCTTGATTTTTCGGTGTTTGTTCCCGCCCCATTTTCCTTGTGTTTTAATTTTATTTGCAATAGGTTATAAGTCTGGAGCTCATGTGTTTCTTTAAGAAATGCGTGGGAAATAGCGTGCGTTGCAAATTTTTCCATGGGGAAAACAGAGTTTGAGCTTTTTGCTGGGCTTAAAATCTTGAAATTTAATATTTTTTAATTTTCAATCCCTTGGTATACATTGGAACCTTTGGCAGAACCCAAAGCTTCGATCCGGAAAAATATGATCCGGATGCGGGAACAACTCAGCGAGGATTTTTTAAAGGAAAAAAGCCACGAGATAACAAAAAAACTGGTCGCATTACCGGAATATCAAAGTTGCCGGAATATTTTGATCTTTCTCTCCATGCCGGGAGAAGTCCAAACCGGAGAGATGATCCAAAAGTCGTTGGCGTCCGGTAAAAAAGTATATGTGCCTTTGGTAGATAAAAACCGCAAACGACTGCAAATATCAGAATTACCGGGTTTGGATATCGAATTTCAAACAAAGAGCTTTGGAATTCGAGAACCCAGCCCTGAATATATAAATATCCGTCCGCCAGCCGTTCTCGATTTTGTGCTGGTTCCCGGCCTGGCTTTTGACCGCAAAGGGGGCCGAATTGGTTTTGGAGCAGGATATTACGACAGGTTCTTAAAGGAAGAGGCGGGGCACGTGGCGCGAGTGGGTGTGGCCTTCCAGTTTCAAATTTTGGATTCCATCGCTCAAACAGAGTTTGATGTCCCAGTCCAAAAGATCCTGACGGAGAGCGTAACAACAATCTGTTAAAGTCGGGTTTAGGGCTTGCAGGTTTTTATATATAGAAAGGGAGCGAGAATGCATATCTTCTTCACCATTAAAGTAAATTTCATCACATTATTGATAGGGATGTTGGTTGCCCTCCTCGTGGGATACGCCATTGGCTATTTCCTACGCAAAATCTTCACCGAATATCAGATTAAAGAAGCGGAAGAGCTGAAGAAAAAAATCCTCAGCGATGCGGAAAGTGAATCCCGCAACCGGTTGAAAACCGCTGAAATTGAAGCTAAAGAAAAGCACATTGCTGCTAAGGCAGACCTGGATAAAGATATCAAAGGAAAACGGGACGAATTGCGGGAGCAGGAATTGGCATTGCAGAAAAAAGAGGATGCCTTTCGCCGGGAAGTGGAAAATATCCATGACCGGGAAAAAGAACTGGACAACAAATTTAAGGAGTTGTCGGCCAAAGACGAAGCCCTTGGGCAGGAGAAGGTAAAATATCTCAATCTGGTCAAGGAAGAGGTTGAAAAGCTGGAAATCATCAGTTCATTCACGGCGGACCAGGCGAAAGAGGAGATCAAAAAGAAAGTTCTCGATGAAGCCAGAATGGATGCGGCACGTGAGGTGAAGAAAATCGAAGAAAAAGCCAAAGTGCACGCAGAGGATGAAGCAAGAAAGCTGGTGACCATGGCGGTCCAGAGGATCTGCTCAGATCATGTCGCGGAAAGCACCGTTTCAGTGGTGGAGCTTCCCAACGACGAGATCAAAGGCCGAATCATTGGCCGCGAAGGACGCAATATTCGCGCGCTCGAGCAATGCACGGGAATCGATTTGATCATCGACGATACTCCGGGAGCCGTGGTGCTTTCCGGGTTCGACTCCATTCGCAGGGAAGTGGCCCGCCGCTCCCTGGAAAAATTGACTCAGGATGGCAGGATTCATCCGGGCCGCATCGAAGACGTTGTCAATAAATGCAAGAAAGAGGTCACCCAGCAGATCAAGGAAGCCGGTGAGCAGGCCATTTTGGCTGTGGGTATCGATAATGTTCCGCCGGATATGGTGCGCTTGCTGGGCCGTCTCAAGTATCGCACCAGTTATACCCAGAACGTTCTTGAGCACGTGCAGGAAGTGGCGTGGATCTGTGGCCACATCGCCGCGGAAATCGGCCTGGATGTGCAAATGGCCAAGCGGGCCGGGTTGTTTCATGACATCGGCAAGGCCATCGACCACCAGACCGATGGAACCCACACGCAACTGGGAGTGGAAGTGGCCAACCGCTACAACGAGCACAAATACGTGGTCAACGCCATCGCCGCCCACCATGAAGATGTCGAGTGTGAATCGCTCTACGCGGTGCTGGTTACGGCGGGAGATACTATCTCAGCGTCCCGGCCAGGAGCCCGGCGGGAAATGCTGGAAACTTACGTCAAGCGGATGAGCAAACTGGAAGAAATCGGCGATTCCTATAAAGGCGTGGAAAAGACCTACGCCATTCAGGCGGGCCGCGAAGTGCGTATCATCGTTGTGCCTGAAGGGATCACCGACGAAGAATCGAATCTTTTAGCGCGGGACGTAGCAAAGCGGATTGAAAAAGAGGTCACCTATCCCGGTGAAATTAAAATCACCGTGGTCAGAGAAAAACGATTCACAGAATTTGCTCGATAAATCAGGATTAAAGAGAGATTAAGTTTTAAGAACGGACAAAAAGCGCCAGTTATTTAAATGATCGTGGAATAAAGGATTTCTTTTTCCCTCATCCACTCTGTATTAGGGAGGATTCTTCCTCCCTTAAAGGTGAAGGGTCCCCGGCAGTTCCTCATCCAGACAACTAACGAATCCGGTCATCACAACTCCATGGAAGAAACAGGTAATTTAATCAAGATAAGACGGGAAAAGGTGGAGGAGCTCCGCGCCAAAGGAATCTCTCCTTTTAATAACAAATTCAAAGTCAACGCCGCCATTGGCGATTTGGTCAGGGATTTTTCCGAGTATTCCAAGGAAGAGCTCGCCGAAAAGGACCCGCGGTTCATCATTGCGGGTCGCATGATGACGCGCAGAAACCACGGAAAGACCACGTTCATTCACCTGAAAGACCATTCCGGGCAAATCCAGATTTACGTTAACGAAAAATCGCTGGGCGCCGATGACTATGAAACCTTCGGCATGTTTGACATTGGGGATATTGTCGGCGTGCAGGGAAAAATCTCTAAAACCCGAACCGGAGAGCTCACCTTGTTTTCCGAACGGTTGACCCTGCTCACCAAGTCCCTTCATCCGCTTCCAGAAAAATGGCACGGGCTCAAAGACATTGAACTGCGTTACCGTCAGCGCTATGTCGATCTCATCGTGAATCCGGAAGTGAAAGATTTGTTTATTGCCCGGAGCAGGATCATCCAGTCCCTTCGCGGATTTCTCAACGAACGGGATTATCTGGAAGTGGAAACCCCCATGATGCAGTCCATCCCCGGCGGCGCCACCGCAAAACCGTTCAAGACCCATCACAATGCCCTGAATATGGAACTCTATTTGCGAATCGCGCCGGAGCTCTATCTCAAACGGCTGGTGGTGGGAGGCATTGAGCGCGTCTACGAGATCAACCGCAATTTTCGTAACGAAGGGATCTCCACAGAGCATAACCCGGAATTCACCATGCTGGAGTTCTATACCGCCTATGTCGACTACAATGATTTGATGGATCTCACCGAAGAGATGTTCCGCTATGTGGCTCAGTCCGTATTCGATACTTTAACCTTTCCCTACACCCATCGCGTCGACGGCAAAGAGAAAGAAGGCCATTTTGATTTCAGCCAATCGTTTAAACGGATTCCTTTCAAACAGTCTTTGACGGAAATAGGGGAAGTGCCGCCCGATGTGTTGGAAGACCCCGAAAAGGCAGCGGCTTATGCCCTGGAAAACAAAGTGGCCCTCGAGAAAAAAGACACCCCGGCCAAGGTGCTGGCCAAGCTATTCGATGCGTTTGTGGAACCAAAACTGATTCAACCCACTTTTGTTACCGATTATCCTGCAGCGTTATCCCCCCTTTCCCAGAAAAAGGCCGATGACCCCAGCCTGGTGGAGCGGTTCGAATTATTTATTGGCGGTAAGGAAATCGCCAATGCTTATACCGAGTTGAACGATCCTATCGAGCAGAAACAGCGTTTCGAGGAACAGGTTGCGGAGAGGCAGGCGGGGGACGATGAAGCGCACTGGATGGACCATGACTTTATCCGGGCGCTGGAAATTGGCATGCCGCCGACGGCGGGAGAAGGCATAGGCATCGATCGATTGACCATGCTTTTCACCAATTCGCAGTCGATTCGGGATGTTATTCTTTTTCCACAGTTGAAAAAAGAATCCTGATTGAAGATCATCAATTTAGAAGGCTCCATTGCACCGGACTCCAATGGAAAAAATCTCACCGCTTAATATTACCCTGAAACTTTCATTCACCGGTTGAATCCTTGCTATGGCTTACGAACTTTTTGTCAGTTTGCGTCATTTGCGGGCCAAAAGGACGCAGAAATTTATTTCCTTGAATACCTGGATATCAATCGGGGGGGTGGCGCTTGGGGTCATGGCCCTGATCGTTGTCATCGCCGTGATGTCGGGGTTCGGTAAGGATCTTCGCGACAAAATTCTGGGCACGACCAGCCATGCGGTGATCACCAACATCAACCGCACAGGGATCAAGGATATCGAAAACATCATCCGGCAGGTGAAAGAGGTTCCCGGAGTCGCCGCCGCCGCGCCCTTTATAATGAATCACGTCATGTTGACTCATGGCGACGCAGTGTCTGGCATCATGATCCGCGGGGTGGACGTAGTGCGCGAGGAAGGCGTGTCGGATCTCGAAAAAAACCTGATCGAAGGAAGTCTGGAGTTTTTGGAAACGGAAAAATCCAAACCCGCGGCTGGAAAAAATGTGCGTTCGAGAGTGGTTCTGGGAAAGGAACTGGCCCGCCGAAACGGATTGCGCGTTGGCGACGTGGTGTCGATGGTCTCGCCGTCCTCACGCATCACGCCGATGGGGTTGATCCCGAAAATGAAAATCTTTCAGGTGGCCGGCATTTTCGAATCCGGAATGTTTGAATACGATGCCAATCTGGCGTTCATTTCCATCCCTGCGGCGCAGAACTTTTTTTCCATGCAGGGGAAGGTGAGCGGTGTCGAAGTCTGGGTCGATGATATCGATCAGGCCGCTGTCATTGCTCAACAAATTCAAGAGCGACTGAAATTTCCATATTTCGTTCGCGACTGGATGCGCATGAATAAAAACCTGTTTTCTGCTCTGCAATTGGAAAAAGTCGTGATGTTCGTGATCCTCATCCTGATCATCCTGGTGGCCGCCTTCAATATCGTCAGCACCCTGTTCATGGTGGTCATGGAAAAAACCAAGGAAATCGCGATTATGAAAGCGATGGGGGCGACGCGGACAAGCATCATAAAAATTTTCAGTTTTCAGGGGTTGATCATTGGCGTGGTGGGAACCTTTGTGGGATGCGTGGGCGGGTTCACCGTCGTTCCCAATTTGAATGAGATCGTCGGATTCATTGAAAACATATTCGGCATCACCGCTTTTCCAAGCGATGTTTATTATCTCGATAAACTCCCTTCCGAAATTCTCTATTTAGATTCGTTTCTGATTGTGATTTTTTCCATCGTCATTTGTTTTGTTGCCTCACTGTATCCCGCCTGGCGGGCTTCCCGTTTGAACCCGGTAGAAGGATTGCGGTATGAATAGCGAGGGAAAGCCAAACTCTCCCGATATGCCTTTACTGGAAGGCGTGGATGTTAACAAGAGCTATAAAACCAGGCGCGAAACCCTTCACATTTTGGTGGATGCCGGCCTGAAAGTATTGAAGGGCGAAGTGTTGGGCATTGTTGGAGCGTCAGGGGTGGGGAAAAGCACCCTGCTGCATGTTCTGGGAGGATTGGACCGGCCCGATTCCGGCCGCATCCTTTTTAGGGGAGTAGATATTTACCGCCAGAAAAATAATTTTCTGGATAAATTTCGCAATCGCCGGGTGGGGTTCGTTTTTCAGTTTTTCAATCTTCTGCCGGATTTCACCGCCCTGGAAAATGCCATGTTTCCTGCGATCATCCGCAATGAGAGCCGAAAAGTCGCCCAGGAAAAGGCGGAGCATCTTTTATGCCAGGTTGGGCTGAAAGAACGCCTGCTGCATAAACCCGGTGAATTATCCGGAGGAGAAAGTCAGCGCGTGGCTTTGGCGCGCGCCCTGATCAATCAGCCAGATCTTCTTCTGGCGGATGAGCCGACGGGAAACCTGGACACCCACGCCAGCGATTCTCTGATCGAATTGATTCGTAAATTGAATGAAGAGTTCAAACAAACCTTTGTGCTGGTGACCCACAGTCAACGAATCGCCCAGCAAATGGACCGGGTCATGCAATTGAGCGAAGGAAAAGTGAAAGCCATTGACAGGAATGTGATTATTTAATCCGGCGTCTGGGAAGGTCGAATGGGGAAGGAAGAGCTATGAAACTCGAAAAGGTCGCGGCTTTGGTTGGCGGCTCCTTAAAGGGAAACGGAGAAATTGAAATCAGTGACGCCCGGGGGATCGAGGATGCCGGCCAGGGGCAGGTGACGTTTGTCGCCAAGAAAAAATTCCTCAGGCTCTTGTCCGAATCCAAAGCCTCCGCGGTTATTGTGGATCGGGAAATCGATACAGATTTGCCGCAGATCGTCGTCGCCAACCCGATGCTGGCTTTTGCTAAACTCCTCAACGTCTTTCATCCCGAACCCCAACCGCAGCCCAATATAGACTCCAGAGCCGTGATGGGCGAGAACGTGAAGCTGGGAGCCAACGTCACTATTTTCCCGTATGTTTGTATCGGCGATAACGTTTCCATCGGCGAGGGGGCCATTCTTCATCCGGGCGTGGTCGTGGGGCCGGACTGCAGCATTGGAAAAAGCGCCGTCCTGCATCCCAATGTCACTCTTTACCGCAAAACGACTCTTGGGAACCGCGTCATCCTGCATGCGGGGGTGGTGATTGGCGCCGATGGGTTCGGATACACCCTGGACGAGAAAGGCGAGCATTATAAAATTCCACAAATCGGCCAGGTGGTGATTGAGGATGACGTCGAGATAGGGGCCAACACCTGCATCGACCGGGCGACTTTGGGCGCCACCATCGTCAAGCGGGGCACGAAAATCGACAATCTGGTCCAGATCGCCCATAACTGCACCATTGGCGAACATTCTATTCTTGTGTCCCAGGTGGGACTGGCTGGAAGCTGTACCCTGGGGCATCACGTGGTTCTAGCCGGTCAGGTTGGGTTGGCGGATCACGTCACCATCGGCGACCAGGCCATATTGACCGCCCAGTCAGGAACGTTTCGGGATGTCGAAAGTAAAGACGTTCAAGGCGGTTCCCCCAGCGTTCCCGTGAACACCTGGAGAAAATACGTGACCCTCCTTCCCAAATTGCCGCAACTGACGCGCAAAATTAAAGATCTGGAAGCCAGATTGAACGCAATTGAAAAAAAATAAATGGCCAGTTAGAATAGAGGTAACCTAGAAATTATGGGTATTTATCTATTCTAACTGACAGGCCGTTTATGTTTCGATTCCATTGGACAGTCCTAGGACTGCCTTTTTTTTATTTGCTGTTCATCGCGGCGTCTTCTTCGAAGATGAGCGAAGCGGACCTCCTCAAATATGTCGAGGGCAAACTCCGAAGAAATAACGCCATTCTCAAGATAAATGAGAAAAATCTTGGGGATTCGGGTTTAAAAGTCCTTGCCGAATCTCCCCTCCTCAAAACCGTCGAGACCCTTGTTATCTATAAAGGTAATTTTGGAGATGAGGGAGTTCGCGCTCTTGCCAATTCCCCCTATCTTGAAAACCTGACCTCGCTTTCCCTGGAGAACAATTCAATCACCGACCTGGGCGCGAAGATCATCGCCACCTCAAAAACCTTTGCCAACCTGACTGCGCTTAATTTGTACCGCAACCAGATCAAAGATTCAGGAGCCGTTGCCATTTCCCAGTCCGAGGTTTTAGCCAACCTCGTGTATTTGAATTTAAACTATAACCAAATTCGAGATGAGGGGGCCATTCACCTGACCACATCGCGCGAATTGAAGAGCGTCCGGCAGGTCGGCCTTTCATACAATCCGCTTGGAAAAGACGGTAGTGAGGCGTGGCACCGTTTTAAGGTCGTCAGAAAGCTTGAAGAATTGCATAAGCAGAACCGGTTGCACGAGATGGGCAAATTTATTCTCGGTGATATGGGAGTGTTTGCTCTTTTGGATCTGCCTTATGCCTCGGATCTAAAGGAGCTTGATTTGCACGGCAATGATTTAAGCGATCACGCGATTGTGGTTTTAGCCCGGTCTCCCAAACTGAGTGGTCTCGTTTCCTTGAATCTTGGGAGCAATAACATCACTGATGTGGGGGCCACGGCGCTGGCCGAGTCAAAAACCCTTAAAAATTTAAAATCTCTCAATTTAAACTTCAATTACATCGGAGATCAAGGTGCCATAGCCATTGCCAAATCGCAGGCCCTTTCCAATCTGGAGTCGCTTAAAATGGGGCAAAATAAGATTGGCCGTGAAGGCGCGGTGGCTCTGGAGGAGTCTCCGATATTAACCAAACTCATTCATCCGGTTTTTGGATTTTACTGACCTCTATCCAGACGAATTTCCACCAAATAAGCAGCAAAAAATCAAGGGCACTCTTCCCCTTTCTTCTTAGGTGCGTGGAAGGAAGTGAAATGTTGTGTTACTATAACAGGGAAAAATTGATGTCTAACCCATTGAAAACTGAGGTTTAAATTTGCAAATCCTGGATTTTGAAAGAGATATTTTTGCTTTGGAAAACCAGATTCAAGATCTGGTTTCCCTGTCGCACATGTACGACAGCGTAGGAGATATCACCCACGAAATCGCCAAGCTCAAGAAAAAACTGCGGCACATGAAGCACGATGTCTTCGCCAATCTGAAAGGTTGGCAAAAGACCCAGGTTGCACGTCATCCGGATCGTCCATACACCCTGGACTACATACAGCGGATTTTTACCGATTTTCAGGAATTGCATGGTGACCGACATGGAGGGTATGGGCCTTCCATCGTTGGAGGCCCTGCGAAATTTGATAACCAATCCGTGATGGTCATTGGCCATCAAAAAGGCCGGGAAAACGAAGAAAAGATTCGCCGGAATTTTGGTATGTCGCAACCGGCAGGCTACCGCAAGGCCTTGCGTTTGATGCAACTGGCAGAAAAATTCGACGTTCCCATCATCACTCTCATAGATACCCCTGGGGCTTATCCTGGTATCGACGCAGAAGAAAAAGGCCAGTC
This genomic interval carries:
- the lolD gene encoding lipoprotein-releasing system ATP-binding protein LolD; protein product: MNSEGKPNSPDMPLLEGVDVNKSYKTRRETLHILVDAGLKVLKGEVLGIVGASGVGKSTLLHVLGGLDRPDSGRILFRGVDIYRQKNNFLDKFRNRRVGFVFQFFNLLPDFTALENAMFPAIIRNESRKVAQEKAEHLLCQVGLKERLLHKPGELSGGESQRVALARALINQPDLLLADEPTGNLDTHASDSLIELIRKLNEEFKQTFVLVTHSQRIAQQMDRVMQLSEGKVKAIDRNVII
- the lysS gene encoding lysine--tRNA ligase; this encodes MEETGNLIKIRREKVEELRAKGISPFNNKFKVNAAIGDLVRDFSEYSKEELAEKDPRFIIAGRMMTRRNHGKTTFIHLKDHSGQIQIYVNEKSLGADDYETFGMFDIGDIVGVQGKISKTRTGELTLFSERLTLLTKSLHPLPEKWHGLKDIELRYRQRYVDLIVNPEVKDLFIARSRIIQSLRGFLNERDYLEVETPMMQSIPGGATAKPFKTHHNALNMELYLRIAPELYLKRLVVGGIERVYEINRNFRNEGISTEHNPEFTMLEFYTAYVDYNDLMDLTEEMFRYVAQSVFDTLTFPYTHRVDGKEKEGHFDFSQSFKRIPFKQSLTEIGEVPPDVLEDPEKAAAYALENKVALEKKDTPAKVLAKLFDAFVEPKLIQPTFVTDYPAALSPLSQKKADDPSLVERFELFIGGKEIANAYTELNDPIEQKQRFEEQVAERQAGDDEAHWMDHDFIRALEIGMPPTAGEGIGIDRLTMLFTNSQSIRDVILFPQLKKES
- the accA gene encoding acetyl-coenzyme A carboxylase carboxyl transferase subunit alpha, encoding MQILDFERDIFALENQIQDLVSLSHMYDSVGDITHEIAKLKKKLRHMKHDVFANLKGWQKTQVARHPDRPYTLDYIQRIFTDFQELHGDRHGGYGPSIVGGPAKFDNQSVMVIGHQKGRENEEKIRRNFGMSQPAGYRKALRLMQLAEKFDVPIITLIDTPGAYPGIDAEEKGQSEAIATNMYTMTNLKVPIIVVVIGEGGSGGALALGVGDRILMMEHSIYSVISPEGCASILWGDKKKVEQAAEALCMTADSLLKMQVVDEIIREPLGGAHRNYKQAAISLRKSLRTNLKMLIDHSPEKLIQQRYEKFRAMGAFANGAG
- the lolE gene encoding ABC transporter permease gives rise to the protein MAYELFVSLRHLRAKRTQKFISLNTWISIGGVALGVMALIVVIAVMSGFGKDLRDKILGTTSHAVITNINRTGIKDIENIIRQVKEVPGVAAAAPFIMNHVMLTHGDAVSGIMIRGVDVVREEGVSDLEKNLIEGSLEFLETEKSKPAAGKNVRSRVVLGKELARRNGLRVGDVVSMVSPSSRITPMGLIPKMKIFQVAGIFESGMFEYDANLAFISIPAAQNFFSMQGKVSGVEVWVDDIDQAAVIAQQIQERLKFPYFVRDWMRMNKNLFSALQLEKVVMFVILILIILVAAFNIVSTLFMVVMEKTKEIAIMKAMGATRTSIIKIFSFQGLIIGVVGTFVGCVGGFTVVPNLNEIVGFIENIFGITAFPSDVYYLDKLPSEILYLDSFLIVIFSIVICFVASLYPAWRASRLNPVEGLRYE
- the lpxD gene encoding UDP-3-O-acylglucosamine N-acyltransferase → MKLEKVAALVGGSLKGNGEIEISDARGIEDAGQGQVTFVAKKKFLRLLSESKASAVIVDREIDTDLPQIVVANPMLAFAKLLNVFHPEPQPQPNIDSRAVMGENVKLGANVTIFPYVCIGDNVSIGEGAILHPGVVVGPDCSIGKSAVLHPNVTLYRKTTLGNRVILHAGVVIGADGFGYTLDEKGEHYKIPQIGQVVIEDDVEIGANTCIDRATLGATIVKRGTKIDNLVQIAHNCTIGEHSILVSQVGLAGSCTLGHHVVLAGQVGLADHVTIGDQAILTAQSGTFRDVESKDVQGGSPSVPVNTWRKYVTLLPKLPQLTRKIKDLEARLNAIEKK
- a CDS encoding ribonuclease Y, whose amino-acid sequence is MHIFFTIKVNFITLLIGMLVALLVGYAIGYFLRKIFTEYQIKEAEELKKKILSDAESESRNRLKTAEIEAKEKHIAAKADLDKDIKGKRDELREQELALQKKEDAFRREVENIHDREKELDNKFKELSAKDEALGQEKVKYLNLVKEEVEKLEIISSFTADQAKEEIKKKVLDEARMDAAREVKKIEEKAKVHAEDEARKLVTMAVQRICSDHVAESTVSVVELPNDEIKGRIIGREGRNIRALEQCTGIDLIIDDTPGAVVLSGFDSIRREVARRSLEKLTQDGRIHPGRIEDVVNKCKKEVTQQIKEAGEQAILAVGIDNVPPDMVRLLGRLKYRTSYTQNVLEHVQEVAWICGHIAAEIGLDVQMAKRAGLFHDIGKAIDHQTDGTHTQLGVEVANRYNEHKYVVNAIAAHHEDVECESLYAVLVTAGDTISASRPGARREMLETYVKRMSKLEEIGDSYKGVEKTYAIQAGREVRIIVVPEGITDEESNLLARDVAKRIEKEVTYPGEIKITVVREKRFTEFAR
- the pheT gene encoding phenylalanine--tRNA ligase beta subunit; the protein is MLIQLDWLKEYVEYDVPAEELAEVLSMGGLEIEASEWVNLPDGVETQVMEVNVTPNRGYCLSYRGIAREVAALLGKKRHWKSPEKELEQSWGATPVEQRLTVENEEETLCPRYAGMVIENVTPGPSPKWLTDRLLAVGLRPINNIVDVTNFVMLEYGQPLHAFDRDLLAGFRIVIRRARKQEPFTSLDGSKLLLDEDALVIADAEKPVALAGIMGGANSEVSSSTRNVVLESACFDPVVVRKGSKKYGIRTDSSFRFERTVDVESVITAQTRAALLIRQLAGGEICKGRIDLYPNPKPAPSIDLRISRVNKILGLNLTNQKIVEYLERLGIGTESSKTDETLKLKVPEFRPTLTREIDVIEEIARLHGFGNVEVVHPAAEILPVQVSRRRQAIQTVKTTLCHLGYSEVINYSFIDSKSADSFRPAFEAAQVESIGVSNPLSKEWAAMRTSLIPGLLGNAARNLSKGQKPVKIFELGDIYFHQDDQKSAREITCFSALAVGAYEPSVWKEQTKGYDFFDLKGDLETVLNQLKLSVEFYSSPNPFLTPGKSVDCFIAGKKIGYLGEVSSRLIREWDIGRSTYVIEFDFEGIVEALPGRPRFEPIPKFPETYRDISLLVDEGIPSKEVYDLIQKTSAPLIRRVDLYDTFEGKKIEKGKKSLTFSLAFQSMEKTLTDDEVNPVFDEIVRALSEKLGAKLRE
- a CDS encoding 5-formyltetrahydrofolate cyclo-ligase, which gives rise to MIRMREQLSEDFLKEKSHEITKKLVALPEYQSCRNILIFLSMPGEVQTGEMIQKSLASGKKVYVPLVDKNRKRLQISELPGLDIEFQTKSFGIREPSPEYINIRPPAVLDFVLVPGLAFDRKGGRIGFGAGYYDRFLKEEAGHVARVGVAFQFQILDSIAQTEFDVPVQKILTESVTTIC